In a single window of the Luteibacter rhizovicinus DSM 16549 genome:
- a CDS encoding VirB4 family type IV secretion/conjugal transfer ATPase, giving the protein MFTPDAPISTHIALSSHVSPSVVKTRGGDFLLTWRLGGLPFVGREEWELEHRHNSFNRMLQTLRAPDYTNVAFWVHDIRRRRGIRNKSKFGEAFNQTLSDAYYEALSTQKLMQNELYLTMIYRPIVQGKAFAEKSADVSRLEAEQAQAITQVLELAGNIEAVLKDYAPTRLGMYEASNGIVFSEVLELFGFILNRIDEPVPVLKAPVYDYLPVSRQRFSAKTGDFVLTTPNSVNHFGAILNLKEYVDATYPGILNGLKFLDFEYVVTHSFTPMGRQDALKALDRTKGMMVSSGDKAVSQIIELDHAMDQLASGNFVLGEYHFTIAIYAPTQEALSQQIATTRAELSNAGFVTVKEDLAVTSAFYAQFPGNWKYRTRLANVSSLNFLGLSPLHNFATGKKDQNPWGDCVTTLQTTNGQPYYFNFHATHPAENSLGEKAIANTMVIGKSGTGKTALINFLLSQVQKLDPAPTIFFFDKDRGAEIFVRACGGNYLALENGKPTGFNPFQCERNEENVQFLGNLIKVLAGKSVYSSREEEDIFRAVESMLDTPMHLRNMTNFQKSLPNLGDDGIFIRMRKWTAGNALGWVFDNPRDTVDLSKANIIGFDYTDIIDNPEVRAPVINYLLHRLEELIDGRRLIYVMDEFWKILDGKGGLKEFAKNKQKTIRKQNGMGIFATQSPEDALASDIASALVEQTATMILLPNPNASREDYVDGLKLTDAEYNVVVSLDERSRCFLVKQGHGSAVCQLNLRGMDDALAVISASTDNIEIMHEVLQVRAEAEGVPADALRPEQWLELFYESRKGSGKGPTRPSPSSSKRAA; this is encoded by the coding sequence ATGTTCACTCCAGACGCTCCGATTTCGACACACATCGCCCTGTCCTCCCACGTTTCGCCCTCGGTGGTGAAGACCCGGGGTGGCGACTTCCTGTTGACCTGGCGTCTCGGGGGGCTGCCGTTCGTCGGCCGCGAAGAGTGGGAGCTGGAACACCGTCACAACAGCTTCAATCGCATGCTGCAGACGCTGCGTGCGCCGGACTACACCAACGTGGCGTTCTGGGTGCACGACATCCGTCGACGCCGCGGCATCCGCAACAAGTCCAAATTCGGCGAGGCGTTCAACCAGACGTTGTCTGACGCCTACTATGAAGCGCTCTCCACGCAGAAGTTGATGCAGAACGAGCTTTACCTGACGATGATTTATCGCCCGATCGTTCAGGGCAAGGCGTTCGCTGAGAAGAGCGCCGATGTTAGCCGGCTCGAGGCCGAACAGGCCCAGGCGATCACCCAGGTGCTCGAACTCGCAGGCAACATCGAGGCTGTGCTCAAGGACTATGCGCCGACGCGCCTTGGCATGTACGAAGCTTCCAACGGCATCGTCTTCTCCGAAGTGCTCGAGCTGTTCGGGTTCATCCTCAACCGTATCGACGAGCCGGTGCCGGTCCTCAAGGCACCCGTCTACGATTACCTGCCCGTGAGTCGCCAGCGCTTCTCCGCGAAGACGGGCGACTTCGTGCTGACGACGCCCAACAGCGTCAACCATTTCGGTGCGATCCTCAACCTCAAGGAATACGTGGATGCCACCTACCCCGGCATCCTCAACGGCCTGAAGTTCCTCGATTTCGAATACGTCGTCACCCACTCATTTACGCCCATGGGCCGTCAGGACGCGCTGAAGGCGCTGGACCGCACCAAAGGCATGATGGTCTCGTCCGGTGACAAGGCCGTCAGCCAGATCATCGAGCTCGATCACGCCATGGATCAGCTGGCATCGGGCAACTTCGTGCTGGGTGAGTACCACTTCACCATCGCGATCTACGCACCGACCCAGGAAGCGCTGTCCCAGCAGATCGCCACCACGCGTGCCGAACTGTCGAACGCGGGCTTCGTCACGGTGAAGGAAGATCTCGCCGTCACCTCGGCCTTCTACGCGCAGTTCCCTGGCAACTGGAAGTACCGCACCCGACTGGCGAACGTCAGCTCGCTGAACTTCCTCGGCCTGTCGCCGCTGCACAACTTCGCCACGGGCAAGAAAGACCAGAACCCCTGGGGCGATTGCGTCACTACCCTGCAGACCACGAACGGCCAGCCCTACTACTTCAACTTCCACGCCACTCACCCCGCCGAGAACTCGCTGGGTGAGAAGGCAATCGCCAACACCATGGTCATCGGTAAATCCGGTACCGGTAAGACGGCACTGATCAACTTCCTGCTCAGCCAGGTGCAGAAGCTCGACCCGGCGCCGACCATCTTCTTCTTCGACAAGGATCGTGGCGCCGAGATCTTCGTGCGCGCATGCGGCGGCAACTATCTTGCGCTCGAGAACGGCAAGCCCACCGGGTTCAATCCCTTCCAGTGCGAGCGCAACGAAGAGAACGTGCAGTTCCTTGGCAACCTGATCAAGGTACTGGCCGGCAAGAGCGTCTACAGCTCGCGCGAGGAAGAAGACATCTTCCGCGCCGTGGAAAGCATGCTCGACACGCCGATGCACCTGCGCAACATGACCAACTTCCAGAAGAGCCTGCCGAACCTCGGAGACGACGGCATCTTCATCCGCATGCGCAAGTGGACTGCCGGCAACGCGCTGGGTTGGGTGTTCGACAATCCTCGCGACACCGTCGACCTCAGCAAGGCCAACATCATCGGCTTCGACTACACGGACATCATCGACAACCCCGAAGTCCGCGCCCCGGTCATCAACTACCTCCTGCACCGCCTGGAGGAGCTGATCGACGGTCGTCGCCTGATCTACGTGATGGACGAGTTCTGGAAGATCCTCGACGGCAAGGGTGGCTTGAAGGAGTTCGCGAAGAACAAGCAGAAGACCATCCGTAAGCAGAACGGCATGGGCATCTTCGCGACGCAGAGCCCGGAAGACGCACTGGCCAGCGACATCGCTTCCGCGTTGGTAGAACAGACCGCGACCATGATCCTGCTGCCCAACCCCAACGCCAGCCGCGAGGACTACGTGGATGGCCTGAAGCTGACCGACGCGGAATACAACGTGGTGGTCAGCCTCGACGAGCGCTCGCGGTGCTTCCTGGTCAAGCAGGGCCACGGTTCGGCCGTCTGCCAGCTCAACCTGCGCGGCATGGATGACGCCCTGGCGGTGATCTCCGCCTCGACAGACAACATCGAGATCATGCACGAGGTGCTGCAGGTGCGCGCCGAGGCGGAAGGCGTACCTGCAGACGCACTGCGCCCGGAGCAATGGCTGGAGTTGTTCTATGAAAGTCGCAAGGGCAGCGGAAAGGGCCCAACACGACCGTCACCAAGTTCGTCCAAGCGTGCTGCGTAA
- a CDS encoding type IV secretion system protein VirB3 has product MHKNALFRGCTRPPMFMGVPYIPFFMGTGTGLLLAMYFNFWFLLLIPVSVFVMRQMARRDEMIFRLLALRLRFKTLVRNVPEHDGMWVFTPNNYRDASKEKKRK; this is encoded by the coding sequence ATGCATAAGAACGCGCTATTTCGCGGCTGCACCCGCCCGCCCATGTTCATGGGCGTGCCCTACATCCCATTCTTCATGGGGACGGGCACGGGTCTGTTGTTGGCGATGTACTTCAACTTCTGGTTCCTGCTGCTCATTCCCGTCTCTGTCTTCGTGATGCGCCAGATGGCACGTCGCGACGAAATGATCTTCCGGCTGCTCGCGCTTCGCCTGAGGTTCAAGACACTGGTGCGGAACGTGCCCGAACACGACGGAATGTGGGTATTCACGCCGAACAACTATCGCGACGCGTCCAAGGAAAAGAAACGCAAGTAA
- a CDS encoding TrbC/VirB2 family protein — translation MALPSLSKAFATSKKPLMNAIGTFALVAALMIPSLALAQVGETGTKVCGFFQDINSLLNAASIVVVTIAVIFSGYGIAFAHKRIADVAPALIGGVMIGAAAQVAKMVVGGNGSGSGASACTQSSGGSSTASFMIDAINVAMHFMHFHA, via the coding sequence ATGGCCCTGCCCTCCCTGTCCAAGGCGTTTGCCACGTCCAAGAAGCCGCTGATGAACGCCATCGGCACGTTCGCCCTCGTGGCCGCCCTGATGATCCCGAGCCTCGCGCTCGCGCAGGTCGGCGAAACGGGCACGAAAGTGTGCGGTTTCTTCCAGGACATCAACTCGCTGCTCAACGCCGCCTCCATCGTCGTCGTGACGATTGCGGTGATCTTCTCCGGCTACGGTATCGCGTTCGCGCACAAGCGCATTGCCGACGTGGCTCCGGCCCTCATCGGTGGCGTGATGATCGGCGCCGCGGCGCAGGTCGCCAAGATGGTCGTCGGTGGTAACGGCAGCGGCAGCGGTGCCTCGGCCTGCACCCAGAGCAGCGGCGGCAGCAGCACCGCGTCGTTCATGATCGACGCGATCAACGTGGCGATGCACTTCATGCATTTCCATGCATAA
- a CDS encoding transglycosylase SLT domain-containing protein, with product MGCQNLAVPAEVMQHVVNVESSRNPYAIGVVGGQLVRQPQNLPEAVATVRMLEKNGYNYSLGVAQVNRANLGKYGLDTFEKAFEYCPNLSAGSQILAQCYASAGKDWGKAFSCYYSGNFTTGYQDGYVQRVFNSMAKSGMIAGAQAIPLQAAKVPVRVVSVGNGVTGITTDGPAYRVAMRRVVDAATASVVGPAVASGTGTGTQGTGTPVTAALARSQMLAQVQSLPTQTLPAGVVPVTNPALTPMPEAPLGPIRTDPATAAAMSQVGARLPQIDLTAQPGRIRTDPTTAAVMSQIGVSANATGSAPAETQQPAGDPNIFVPQVRGPRDAAPTQGTATPAVQPGPRQDPADLRNGGSDGAFVF from the coding sequence ATGGGTTGTCAGAACCTTGCCGTACCGGCCGAGGTGATGCAGCACGTCGTCAATGTGGAGTCGAGTCGCAACCCATACGCCATCGGCGTGGTGGGCGGTCAGCTCGTGCGCCAGCCGCAGAACCTTCCTGAAGCCGTCGCCACCGTTCGCATGCTCGAGAAGAATGGCTACAACTATTCCCTGGGCGTGGCGCAGGTGAACCGAGCCAATCTCGGCAAGTACGGACTCGACACGTTCGAGAAGGCGTTCGAGTACTGCCCCAACCTGAGTGCCGGCTCGCAGATTCTCGCCCAGTGCTACGCCAGCGCCGGCAAGGACTGGGGCAAGGCATTCAGCTGCTACTACTCCGGCAATTTCACCACCGGCTACCAGGACGGCTACGTGCAGCGCGTCTTCAACTCGATGGCTAAGAGCGGCATGATCGCCGGCGCCCAGGCGATTCCCCTGCAGGCGGCGAAGGTTCCCGTGCGGGTCGTGAGCGTCGGCAATGGCGTCACCGGCATCACCACGGACGGGCCCGCTTACCGCGTAGCGATGCGTCGGGTCGTCGATGCCGCCACCGCCTCGGTCGTCGGACCTGCCGTTGCGTCGGGCACAGGGACTGGCACGCAAGGCACTGGAACGCCGGTCACCGCCGCGCTGGCGCGATCGCAAATGCTTGCCCAAGTACAGAGCCTGCCCACGCAGACCCTGCCTGCCGGTGTCGTTCCGGTCACCAACCCGGCGTTGACGCCCATGCCGGAGGCGCCTCTCGGACCGATCCGGACGGACCCGGCCACGGCCGCGGCGATGTCCCAGGTCGGCGCTCGCCTTCCGCAGATCGACCTCACGGCGCAGCCCGGCCGGATTCGTACCGATCCCACAACGGCCGCCGTCATGTCGCAGATCGGCGTGTCGGCCAACGCCACGGGAAGTGCGCCTGCAGAAACCCAGCAGCCAGCTGGCGATCCCAACATTTTCGTCCCCCAAGTCCGAGGCCCACGCGATGCGGCGCCGACACAGGGGACCGCTACACCAGCTGTGCAGCCTGGCCCGCGCCAGGACCCCGCCGATCTACGCAATGGAGGCAGCGATGGCGCCTTCGTCTTTTGA
- the virB11 gene encoding P-type DNA transfer ATPase VirB11, whose translation MDDGALASIGNDFLDYQYEVLGVKDFLASSDVTEICINRPGELYLERRGGWQRVEVPSLTFERARQFCTAVVNESNTGQRITDTDPVVSLTFPTGQRAQFVIPPACEAGRVSITIRLPSKETRTLAQYSEDGFFNEILEGANTISQADQELLGLRAERRYADFFRHAVLNKKNIVVSGATGSGKTTFMKSLVHHIPDDERLVTIEDARELFIDQPNVVHLIYSKGGQSAANVTAKSCMEACLRMKPDRIILAELRGDESFYFIRNCASGHPGSITSCHAGSVEQTWDQLALMVKASTEGAGLEFATIKRLLMLTIDIVVHIKAHGGRRYITGIDFNPARALGADGG comes from the coding sequence ATGGACGACGGCGCGCTCGCATCGATCGGCAACGATTTCCTGGACTACCAGTACGAAGTACTGGGGGTGAAGGACTTCCTCGCCTCGTCGGATGTCACTGAAATCTGCATCAACCGTCCCGGCGAACTTTATCTCGAACGCCGGGGTGGCTGGCAGCGCGTGGAAGTGCCGTCACTGACCTTCGAGCGTGCGCGCCAGTTCTGTACCGCGGTCGTCAATGAAAGCAATACGGGTCAGCGCATCACGGATACCGATCCCGTGGTGTCGTTGACCTTCCCCACCGGACAGCGCGCTCAGTTCGTCATACCCCCGGCTTGCGAAGCCGGCCGCGTGTCGATCACGATTCGCCTCCCGTCGAAGGAGACACGCACCCTCGCGCAGTACAGCGAGGATGGTTTCTTCAACGAAATCCTCGAAGGCGCTAACACGATCAGCCAGGCCGACCAGGAACTGCTCGGACTGCGCGCCGAACGCCGCTACGCGGATTTCTTCCGCCACGCGGTGCTGAACAAGAAGAACATCGTCGTCTCCGGCGCAACCGGTAGCGGCAAGACCACCTTCATGAAGTCGCTCGTGCATCACATTCCCGATGACGAACGCCTGGTCACGATCGAGGATGCGCGCGAACTGTTCATCGATCAGCCCAATGTCGTGCACCTGATCTACTCCAAAGGCGGGCAAAGCGCCGCCAATGTCACCGCCAAGAGCTGCATGGAAGCCTGCCTGCGCATGAAGCCGGACAGGATCATCCTGGCCGAGCTACGTGGCGATGAGTCGTTTTACTTCATCCGAAATTGCGCATCGGGCCACCCCGGGTCGATCACAAGCTGCCATGCAGGCAGCGTCGAACAGACCTGGGATCAGCTGGCCTTGATGGTGAAGGCGTCCACGGAAGGTGCGGGCCTGGAATTCGCGACCATCAAACGACTACTGATGCTGACGATCGACATCGTCGTTCACATCAAGGCACACGGGGGCCGGCGCTATATCACCGGCATCGATTTCAACCCCGCTCGCGCTTTAGGCGCAGACGGGGGGTAA
- a CDS encoding TrbI/VirB10 family protein, whose protein sequence is MSPNNPYQPDDESNGSNHVPPPGDRHGGERDPLASNPYSTQQRQAPQPDLDGGAPHLTTNDMRRMNRSALGLLAGIVVLLVVVAFWLFHSSGSNDKPANKPREETVSVPDAPTSPFAPQQTAPDPHAITLAPQLPPPTQEAPPIPMQPVVAGPHVPSLLERRIAAANGNGGSVQGMGDGAAQSTFSPPSGGRGPGGTALGAGFPGMPGAGGGANALTNSAYSAKDLPDVSSATPLQHPDTLMLRGTFIRCVLETRIITDIPGFTSCVVTEPVYSFTGKRLLLPKGSKVMGKYEMEPNGPRVAVIWDRIVTPTGIDVNMASPGIDTLGGAGHPGHYNAHWGSRIGAAMLISLLSDAFKYEAAEHGPRQTEISNGVVTQSPFESNTADTVQQLANQAVQRQANRPATVTINQGTVLAIYVAKDVDFTGVVARY, encoded by the coding sequence GTGAGCCCGAACAATCCCTATCAGCCGGACGACGAGTCCAACGGCAGCAACCACGTTCCGCCGCCGGGTGACCGACATGGCGGCGAGCGTGATCCGCTGGCCAGCAATCCGTATTCGACCCAGCAACGTCAGGCGCCGCAGCCCGATCTGGACGGTGGCGCGCCGCACCTGACTACGAACGATATGCGCCGCATGAACCGCAGCGCGCTCGGCTTGCTTGCCGGTATCGTCGTGCTTCTCGTGGTCGTTGCTTTCTGGCTTTTCCATAGCTCCGGCTCGAATGACAAGCCGGCCAACAAGCCGCGCGAAGAGACCGTTTCGGTTCCTGACGCACCTACGAGCCCGTTCGCGCCCCAGCAGACGGCACCTGATCCACATGCCATTACACTCGCCCCACAATTGCCTCCCCCGACTCAGGAAGCGCCACCGATTCCGATGCAGCCGGTCGTCGCCGGCCCGCACGTGCCCTCATTGCTCGAGCGCAGGATTGCTGCGGCGAACGGCAATGGCGGCAGCGTACAGGGGATGGGCGACGGCGCTGCGCAATCCACATTCTCCCCGCCTTCCGGCGGTCGTGGCCCCGGCGGTACGGCATTGGGCGCTGGCTTCCCCGGGATGCCGGGCGCCGGTGGCGGCGCAAACGCCTTGACCAATTCCGCCTACTCGGCCAAGGATCTGCCTGACGTCTCGAGCGCTACTCCTCTGCAGCATCCAGACACGTTGATGCTCCGCGGCACGTTCATCCGCTGCGTACTCGAGACCCGGATCATCACGGATATCCCAGGGTTCACCTCCTGCGTGGTGACCGAGCCGGTTTACTCGTTCACCGGCAAGCGCCTGCTGCTGCCAAAGGGCTCGAAGGTCATGGGCAAGTACGAGATGGAACCGAACGGTCCGCGCGTCGCCGTCATCTGGGATCGCATCGTCACGCCGACCGGTATCGACGTGAACATGGCGAGCCCGGGTATCGACACCCTGGGCGGTGCAGGCCACCCGGGTCACTACAACGCGCATTGGGGTAGCCGCATCGGTGCCGCCATGCTGATCAGCCTGCTCAGCGATGCCTTCAAGTACGAGGCCGCCGAGCACGGCCCGCGCCAGACGGAAATCAGCAACGGCGTCGTGACGCAGAGCCCGTTCGAAAGCAACACAGCCGACACCGTACAGCAGCTCGCCAACCAGGCTGTCCAGCGTCAGGCGAACCGCCCGGCGACGGTCACGATCAACCAGGGCACCGTGTTGGCGATCTACGTTGCCAAGGACGTCGATTTCACCGGCGTCGTGGCGAGGTACTGA
- a CDS encoding TrbG/VirB9 family P-type conjugative transfer protein has protein sequence MNRSSKLRLACSLGLALSGVLTVASAETNPTTTPAPSATGTAIAVQPYEYQPDRIYTVRTGLGITTQIELSPNEKILDYSTGFSSGWDLTRRDNVFYVKPKNVDVDTNMMIRTATHSYILELKVVATDWKTLDQARRAGVQYKVTFTYPADTSFMSESKKVEETPELDTDLVKGRDYNFDYDFSKSRKVAPWLVPINVYDDGRFTYIKMPDLKQFPTGNFPTIYMREKEHGEDSVVNTTVEGNTIVVHGTYNYLVIRHDDNVVGLRRNTKK, from the coding sequence ATGAACCGTTCCAGCAAGCTGAGACTGGCCTGCAGTCTGGGACTCGCCCTATCGGGTGTCCTGACCGTGGCCTCCGCGGAAACCAATCCGACCACCACGCCCGCACCGTCCGCCACGGGAACGGCGATCGCCGTACAGCCCTACGAGTACCAGCCCGACCGGATCTACACGGTACGGACAGGCCTCGGCATCACCACACAGATCGAGCTCAGCCCCAACGAGAAGATCCTCGACTACAGCACGGGCTTCAGCAGCGGCTGGGATCTCACGCGTCGCGACAACGTCTTCTACGTCAAGCCGAAGAACGTCGACGTCGACACCAACATGATGATCCGCACGGCTACTCACTCCTACATCCTGGAGTTGAAGGTCGTCGCGACGGACTGGAAAACGCTCGACCAGGCCCGTCGCGCCGGCGTGCAGTACAAGGTCACCTTCACCTACCCCGCCGACACGAGCTTCATGAGCGAGTCGAAGAAGGTAGAGGAAACCCCCGAGCTCGATACGGACCTCGTGAAGGGCCGTGACTACAACTTCGATTACGACTTTTCCAAGTCGCGCAAAGTCGCTCCGTGGCTCGTGCCGATCAACGTCTATGACGACGGCCGCTTCACGTACATCAAGATGCCGGATCTCAAGCAGTTCCCGACAGGTAACTTCCCGACGATCTACATGCGCGAGAAAGAACACGGAGAAGACTCGGTAGTGAACACCACGGTCGAAGGCAACACGATCGTGGTCCATGGCACCTACAACTACCTGGTTATTCGTCACGACGACAATGTCGTGGGCCTGCGAAGGAACACAAAGAAGTGA
- a CDS encoding virB8 family protein, translating to MLKKKNSPKIDQAVAQSVSFEVTVADLAKRSEKRAWIVAGCSVAVSLMLGGTIFYMMPMKEKVPYLILADAYSGTSSLSRLSDDVVNRQITSSEAVNRSNVAHFVLAREAYDLALTNLRDWPTVLTMAAPDVAQAYMNLHAANNEQSPYKIYGKSRAIRVKILSLSLIGGENGQTPKGATVRFQRNVFDKVNGSTYPLDAKIATISFTYKPNLRMDDQNRIENPLGFQVTGYRVDNDYGSPPPAESTDPNAAANAAAMNAAAPAQGGVPVQGGAPGAPTMQVPGAPGVAPAQQPGVPTGYAPQAPAAVPGQVPQAQAIPLQQSVGIPPSPIPSEGGYATQPQAAAPAAPYPQAAPPAARPVTRAANGGRR from the coding sequence ATGCTCAAGAAAAAGAACTCACCGAAGATCGACCAGGCCGTCGCGCAAAGCGTGAGCTTCGAAGTCACCGTTGCCGACCTCGCAAAGCGCAGCGAAAAGCGTGCGTGGATCGTCGCGGGCTGCTCGGTTGCCGTCTCGCTGATGCTCGGCGGCACCATCTTCTACATGATGCCGATGAAGGAAAAGGTCCCGTACCTCATCCTCGCCGATGCGTATTCCGGAACGAGTTCACTGTCCCGCCTCTCCGACGATGTGGTGAATCGCCAGATCACGTCTAGCGAAGCGGTCAACCGCAGTAACGTCGCGCACTTCGTACTCGCGCGTGAAGCGTATGACCTCGCGTTGACCAACCTGCGCGATTGGCCGACGGTCCTGACGATGGCGGCGCCTGATGTGGCGCAGGCGTACATGAACCTGCACGCCGCGAACAACGAACAGAGCCCCTACAAAATCTACGGCAAGTCGCGCGCGATTCGGGTAAAGATCCTCAGCCTTTCCCTGATCGGTGGCGAGAACGGCCAGACGCCGAAGGGTGCGACAGTTCGCTTCCAGCGCAACGTGTTCGACAAGGTGAACGGGTCGACCTATCCGCTCGACGCCAAGATCGCCACGATCTCCTTCACGTACAAACCCAACCTGCGCATGGATGACCAGAACCGGATCGAGAATCCGCTGGGCTTCCAGGTGACGGGCTACCGTGTCGATAACGACTACGGCTCGCCGCCGCCTGCCGAGTCGACGGATCCGAATGCAGCGGCCAACGCCGCAGCGATGAATGCCGCCGCACCCGCCCAGGGTGGCGTCCCCGTCCAGGGTGGTGCGCCCGGCGCGCCCACCATGCAGGTACCGGGCGCTCCCGGTGTCGCACCTGCTCAGCAACCAGGGGTGCCCACCGGCTACGCGCCGCAGGCACCCGCCGCAGTGCCCGGCCAGGTACCGCAGGCCCAGGCCATTCCGCTCCAGCAGTCGGTCGGTATTCCACCCTCGCCCATTCCCTCAGAGGGGGGCTACGCCACGCAGCCACAGGCTGCAGCGCCGGCCGCTCCGTATCCGCAAGCCGCACCGCCCGCGGCCCGTCCCGTGACCCGCGCCGCCAATGGAGGGCGCCGTTAA
- a CDS encoding CinA family protein produces the protein MDSPAIPSDADLMALAQDVATAAQERRVMVATAESCTGGWIAKTLTDLAGSSAWFEAGVVTYSYSAKESLLGVNPRTLERTGAVSEETVLEMVSGALARYGAGVAVAVTGIAGPSGGTPDKPVGTVWIGWKRRGGYARAELFHFSGDREAVRRQTVARALAGMTSELRG, from the coding sequence ATGGATTCGCCAGCCATCCCCTCCGACGCCGACCTCATGGCGCTGGCTCAGGACGTCGCTACTGCTGCCCAGGAGCGCCGGGTCATGGTGGCGACGGCCGAGTCGTGTACCGGTGGCTGGATCGCCAAGACCCTGACCGACCTGGCCGGTAGCTCGGCGTGGTTCGAGGCGGGTGTCGTTACTTATAGCTACAGCGCCAAGGAGTCCCTGCTGGGAGTGAACCCGCGCACGCTCGAGCGGACGGGCGCGGTGAGCGAGGAGACCGTCCTCGAGATGGTTTCCGGCGCCCTGGCCCGGTACGGCGCAGGCGTGGCCGTGGCGGTTACCGGTATTGCGGGCCCTTCCGGCGGCACGCCGGACAAGCCGGTGGGAACGGTATGGATTGGCTGGAAGCGTCGGGGTGGGTATGCCCGTGCCGAGCTCTTCCACTTTTCGGGCGATCGCGAGGCAGTTCGCCGACAGACGGTGGCCCGCGCACTTGCTGGAATGACCTCCGAGCTCAGGGGCTGA
- the recA gene encoding recombinase RecA produces MDDNKRKALASALGQIEKQFGKGAVMRLGDRADDAIDTVSTGSLGLDIALGIGGLPRGRVVEIYGPESSGKTTLTLQAIASCQRAGGTAAFVDAEHALDPSYAEKLGVNVADLLVSQPDTGEQALEIADMLVRSGAVDMVVVDSVAALTPKAEIEGEMGDSHVGLHARLMSQALRKLTANIKKTNCLVIFINQIRMKIGVMFGSPETTTGGNALKFYASVRLDIRRIGAVKKGDEVIGSETRVKVVKNKVAPPFRQAEFEILYGEGTSREGEIIELGVRENLIDKAGAWYSYKGDRIGQGKENVRQFLRDNPAIANEVDAELRARLLVKAGPKAEASTEADELEEV; encoded by the coding sequence ATGGACGACAATAAGCGCAAGGCGCTGGCGAGTGCCCTCGGCCAGATTGAAAAGCAGTTCGGCAAGGGTGCCGTCATGCGTCTTGGCGATCGCGCCGACGATGCGATCGACACGGTGTCGACCGGTTCGCTCGGCCTGGACATCGCCCTCGGTATCGGCGGTCTGCCGCGTGGTCGCGTCGTCGAAATCTACGGTCCGGAATCCTCGGGTAAGACCACGCTGACCCTGCAGGCGATCGCCTCCTGCCAGCGCGCCGGCGGCACGGCGGCCTTCGTCGATGCCGAGCATGCCCTCGACCCCAGCTACGCCGAAAAGCTCGGCGTGAACGTGGCCGACCTCCTGGTCAGCCAGCCGGATACGGGTGAGCAGGCTCTCGAGATCGCCGACATGCTGGTGCGCTCGGGCGCCGTGGACATGGTCGTGGTCGATTCCGTCGCCGCGCTGACCCCGAAGGCGGAAATCGAAGGCGAAATGGGCGACTCCCACGTCGGTCTGCACGCCCGTCTGATGAGCCAGGCGCTGCGCAAGCTCACCGCCAACATCAAGAAGACCAACTGCCTGGTCATCTTCATCAACCAGATCCGCATGAAGATCGGCGTGATGTTCGGCAGCCCGGAAACCACCACCGGTGGTAACGCTCTGAAGTTCTACGCCTCGGTCCGTCTCGACATCCGCCGTATTGGCGCGGTCAAGAAGGGCGACGAAGTCATCGGCTCGGAGACCCGCGTCAAGGTCGTCAAGAACAAGGTGGCGCCGCCGTTCCGCCAGGCCGAATTCGAGATCCTCTACGGCGAAGGTACCTCGCGCGAAGGCGAGATCATCGAGCTGGGCGTGCGCGAGAACCTGATCGACAAGGCGGGCGCCTGGTACAGCTACAAGGGTGACCGCATCGGCCAGGGCAAGGAGAACGTTCGCCAGTTCCTGCGCGACAACCCGGCCATCGCCAACGAAGTCGACGCCGAGCTGCGTGCCCGCCTGCTGGTCAAGGCAGGTCCGAAGGCCGAAGCCTCGACCGAGGCCGACGAGCTTGAGGAAGTCTGA
- a CDS encoding regulatory protein RecX, with the protein MRKSDKGTGEGGGKADRPTRTAYDKALGLLARREHSRRELKQKLDRGGFAREEATDAVARLGDQGYQDDDRFAASLMRSRIGQGYGPARIRAELRSQGITDAVIRELIESADVDWQDLAASQLRRRYGLPSADPAERVRRAQFLLRRGFAAATVRVLTHADAEDTDDD; encoded by the coding sequence TTGAGGAAGTCTGATAAAGGCACGGGGGAGGGCGGCGGCAAGGCCGATCGCCCCACCCGTACCGCGTACGACAAGGCGCTCGGGCTGCTCGCCCGGCGCGAGCACTCCCGCCGCGAACTCAAGCAGAAGCTTGATCGCGGCGGCTTTGCTCGTGAGGAGGCCACCGATGCCGTTGCCCGGCTCGGAGATCAGGGTTACCAGGATGACGACCGCTTCGCCGCGTCGCTCATGCGGAGCCGGATCGGGCAGGGCTACGGGCCGGCTCGTATTCGCGCCGAACTGCGTAGCCAGGGCATCACGGACGCCGTGATCCGCGAGCTGATCGAGTCCGCCGACGTGGATTGGCAGGATCTGGCCGCCAGCCAGCTGCGTCGTCGTTACGGTTTGCCGTCGGCCGACCCCGCGGAACGGGTGCGGCGGGCGCAATTCCTCTTGCGTCGAGGCTTCGCCGCCGCCACAGTACGTGTTCTAACCCACGCCGATGCGGAAGACACCGACGACGATTGA